The Musa acuminata AAA Group cultivar baxijiao chromosome BXJ2-5, Cavendish_Baxijiao_AAA, whole genome shotgun sequence genomic interval CTCAACGACCACATCTTCGGCTCGAGCATGGGCGCCAATGGCGACTCCGGGAGAAGAGCGCCCCTGACATGGCCGCAGAGGAAGACCATCATACTGGACGTCGCCAAAGGGCTGGTCTACCTGCACTACGGGGTGAAGCCCGCCATCTATCACAGGGACATCAAATCCACGAACATCTTGTTGGACGGGGAGATGAGGGCGCGAGTGGCCGACTTCGGACTGGCGAGGCAGAGCAGGGAGGGGCAATCGCACCTCACCACCCGGGTCGCCGGAACCCACGGCTACCTCGCGCCGGAGTACGCCCTCTACGGGCAGCTGACCGAGAAGAGCGACGTCTACAGCTTCGGCGTGCTGGTGCTGGAGATCATGAGCGGCCGGCGCGCCCTGGACACGTCCGTGGCGTCCAACCTGGTGCTCGTTACGGACTGGGCGTGGACGCTGATCAAGGCCGGGCGAGCGGGGGAGGTGTTGGACGCGGCGCTGACGAGggacgacggcgacggcgacggcaacTCCAACCCCAAGGGGATCATGGAGAGGTTTGTGCTGGTGGGCGTGCTCTGCGCGCACGTCATGGTGGCGCTCCGGCCGACGATAATGGAGGCGCTGAAGATGCTGGAAGGGGACATCGAGCTGCCGGTGATACCAGACCGGCCGCTGCCGCTAGCCCTCGCCCATGGCTCCGTCTTCGGCGAAGGAAACACCTTCACCGCTTCACCTACTCTCAGTGGCCCTCGTCTCGACACAGGAGACATGCTCAGGTAACTCCTCCATCTCTATCGCACTCAGGATTGGAGCACATTGAAGGCCAATTcaagggaagaaaagaaagagaagaatggCTTTCACTTGCAGGAGGCAGATTCTATGTAAATCCTGTCACTGAAACTTGTCTACTGTATCATCTCGAGTTTAGCATGACAGACTTTGAACTCCTCAAATGTGTTTATTCATCAGTAATAGATAGAAATAAAAGCTATTCATCATTTAACACATGATGTTTGTCAAAGGTAAATGGCGAAGGTAACATCTATAAATGCTCAAGTATATAAAGAGTAACAACAGCTTGAAATCGACAACATAATAACAATACAGGATTTGCTAAAAGCAATCACAATATGCAGTTCAACAATAAGACTTCAGTGTTCTAAATCTTTAATCTAAAAGGGGTAGATAACTAAGAATACATTTCTTCAACCTAATTTTAGCCTTTTAGCAGTATCAAACTAAAACTTGCAAGAACAAGCAAACAATCTTCGGAATTCTTCGTGCGCGATCGTTATGAATTAGTTGTATCAAACATTATTGTTCAATCTATTTGGCATGGAGGAACATCATCATCAATCTTCATGCAGGTGAATGAAGAGAAAGCAATCCCACTTAACAGTACTTGTCAATTCTCTACATTATATTTCCTTGCCAACAAAATAATCTCCCACCTTGCAACAACCTGAAACGCATGAGCAGTTTTCTTGCACTCACTCATCCATCAAATCCAGACCTAACAAGGGCATGAGGTATGATAGCCGTCAGGATCATATGGTGAATGCAGCGACTCAAGTATACACCATTGCAAGTTGATCACAGGAATGATAGCCTTCAAAGTCATATATAGAAGGAATGCAGCACTACTAACAAGCTGAGCAAACTCACTTTGCTATCAGGAAAATAGCCTTAGGCGTGTGGTAATGGGTGACCGGCAGATTGGGCATGTGGGTATCGCTGTACCACAGTCTCTGCAAGTCTAAATCATGAAAGAAAGCAAAGATAAAACAATTAGACATTCTCCTTCTAAATGGACTCTGTCATTAATCCATTCTCATTAGAAGCCCCCTTGTGCGTCAAGGATAAATAGAAATTCTCTCTTTTAGATTCAGATAAAACaataagattctacaaatagcccaCAGCTTCTTTGGAATACGAAATAAGTCTATTTCGAAAGTGGTTCTTGAAAGAGGGCTCTGTAAAAACCTTTTTTGTATGTATACTAGTTATAATCTGGAAGGATATTATAAAAGACATAACAGTTTATGTAGTTTAGCAAAGCACTTACCAGATGACCACAACTGAAAGCGAGATCTTTAGGATTTGTGAGGCAAATAGGGCATGCCTGGACAAAAGCAGGAGAAACATTCTCAGGTACATGCAACTTTCTAAAAATCTAATCACTGATAAAGACATACTCGCTCCATGGGGATGCTGTACTCATCCGGGTTGGTGTATTTCGCATGTCCATGGGAACTTTTTGACGATTTTGCATTGTCATGATCGACAACAGCACTTGGAGGAGGCAGAGGCTTTTCCCAACTGGCTTTTCCCTCATTGTTTCTGTGCATTTTTAGTAATCTTCAAATCATTGTTACACTCAAGAAACAACATTATCCCTTAAATGTTGACAATTCCAGATTTATATATGAATATCTAAATAGTCTTACTTCTTACGCTTTAGGCCTTGTGTGGCTCTATACTGAAGTGGGATTTCCATGAGGGCGGAAAGTGCAAATGCTGCCTCCTTCTTTGTCATTGGCATGTTTTCAGACATTATCTTTGTGAAGTTCACAAACTGCATGAGTCAATGAGATAAGAGCAAGGAACATAGCAATTTGTGGTAATAGGATAATAGTGACAATTATCAAAATATTATGACCGAAAAACTAGAATTTCCTTTTAGTAAGAGATAATAGTCAAATTAACAAGACATAAAAGTAGAATAGGAACATAGCAATTTGTGGCAATAGGATAATAGTGACAATTATCAAAATATTATGACCAAAAAACTAGAATTTCCTTTTAGTAAGAGATGATAGTCAAATTAACAAGACATAAAAGTAGAATTTCCTTAACAAACCAATAGAATTAAGAAAACTAATTTTGAAATTGAATGATCAACAAACTCTCTTTATCAATTCAAGATTAACAGAATTGTTATTTTGAAAAAGCACATGAAATTAAAGGTAAAGGCTAATTGTCTGACCAAGcagaatatatgtatatactatAGCACAAGGGACCAGACTGTAATAGCCTGTCCTGATTAAGGGGATTGTTCTGGCATTATTAAGGAACTGAGTGAAATTTCATCATTCTCATACGCTGACTTCTACTGTATGTAGATTAATAATAGCATAACTCTGGAATAATAACATGACCTTTGTGTCTATCTAATCTCCTGTTAGCCACCTACATAAGAATGATTGTAGGCTTTTTTGGTTCATGGTGAGGAAATCAAGCCTTTCCAAGTGAAAAATTGCAAGGCCCCTATTGTCCCACAATAGGATTGAGATGGAGTAGAATTTGTGTAGAAGATTTGGTAAGCCCACCACTAAAATTTGGGCTTAAGCATCATGGACAACATGGTACAACAACCTTGGCAGTCATACGGCGATTTGGTTGTGACGTGGTCGCATTTTATAAGATTCTGTGACTTATACTTACCAAACAGTTTACTTTCAATTACATTTTCGCTTTACAATAATGCTAGACATTAAAGACAATATTCGACAAGCATTTACCTGAAAGTTATCAAATGACCGTTGTGGAACGTAGTCATCAAATTGGTGCATAGCATCCCATGGTCCATCACCCACACCAATCATAATTATCGAAAGGGGATAATGGCTGGATATTAAATGCTTCAGAATGTTGCAGTAAAGAAGAATTTCGACAAAAAATCAATGTCAGCTTTTACCTAGCTTCAACTATAGCATCTATAGTAGCCTGTTCTTGTTGACTAAAACCATTTGGTAAGGTTGAACCCTTAGTAACCTATTAGAGGATGGCAAAAAATATTAAGGACAATAATACAAGGAAACAGCAAGGGGAAGAAGTCCTCTGTATGGTAATATCCAAACCTGTCCATCAGCTACGATTACAAGAACATGATATTGCCAATTACTTTGCTCTACTATATCAATTGCTGCAAGAATCAGTGGTGCAAATGATGTTGGACCTGAAAATTTTGTTATCGTAGAATGAACTCATATTAACAAAAAGGAATTTTGACATTTCTAGTCCATTAAATTTTGGGCCGAACTAGTATCATACAACATGGTAACATATTCACAAAATTTATGAATGctgaaaagaaacaaaagagaatAATTTAATCCAGTAACTGAAGAGACTTTTTAAGTATGAAAATCCATTGTAGATTAATTTTAAGGATAAAGAATGAATTAATTAGTAACCAAGATATTTACTATCGGCCAAAGAATAAcagaaatatataattagctcatgATCCCATCAAAATTCTGAAAGAAAGAGTTCAATCTAGTATCTCTCAAACTCATGATCTATATATCTCAACTAGCTTCTCACTAGGATAGCTGATTATACTTGAGGATCAATCAATTGCTTCAAAAAATGCTATGCAATATTACTTAATAATTTTAAACAATATGTCTATCACTAAAAACTAAAAAGATTAAAGTTTTAGACAATAGAAATGATATAGAATGCAAATAAACAATATTAATACATAATCATATCAGATTGACTTTTTGGATCAGAGCTTTTTCTTCTTTAGAAAGAACTTTGTTTATCTATTGGATTGCTTATGGTTTGTATTTCAGTTGAACAATTGGATTTTAGGATTGAGATCAATTGGACAAGATGGAATTCAGATCAACACTGATCTGATCCAAGCAATCGGATTATACTAAGAATACAAATTACAAAAGATCATTAAACTAGACAGCAGATCCAGATAATGATGAAATTCACATATCACACTCCAAAGATTTGAACATGTAACACCACAATCTGCAAATAAGAAAACCATAAACAACTAACCCCATACTGACAGCTAAAATTTATAATCCTCTAAGACAATTATAAAAACGAAAAAAAGTCAATAAGTATGTACAATTATTCATTGTCGTTTAatatgtaaaaataataattcattcaaaCTGAACTCAACAATGCatgcaagaaacaaaatattccaacaaatgcaaagaaaagaaacaaggatAAATAGAGTATAACCTGAGAGAGTCAAACGTGGAACAATCTCTCTATATCGTGAAAGAGCCTCCTCGAACCCATGACTAGGACGGTGGTCAGGGTAAAAGCTGAAGACAAATTCATCACGTGTAGATGCTacataaaaaaagaaggaaaatgtgTGAATAGGAGGGAGATTTAACTAATCAGTGACCAAAGCTGTAGCAAAGGACACTAACCATCACCAAATCCAAAACACGGTATCAAGTTATCctcatcaaaaggagacaaagTACGCCCAATTATAGAAATTGCTTGCTCATAGGGGTTAGTTGTGTCACCAATAGCATGCAGAGATCTTCTGTTAAATGAATGCCTTCCTACAATTGTTAAATAGCAATGATCCCCCCTCTGAACTATGTGGAGAAAAATATATCCAATCTTAAAAATTGAGTTGATGTAGAAGTATCATAGTGTTTCTGGATGTACAGAAACCCTTTAAAGCACACCTGTCCAGTCATTGCTTTTAGTGAAATCAATACCAAGGATTAAATTTGATGATTCAAGGCCAGCATCTCTTAGTGCAGAAATAACCTAGGGAATAAGAACATGTTTAGCATTAAGGTaggaaatatataaattaatgaaGTAATTGATGGCTAAATTAACAAAATTGCAAAGCTCTGCAACTAACTGTTAATCTAAATATATTTGCATTTTTTTTCAGATTTCACCCAACAATTATTCTCAGTAATCGATTGGTCATCCAACAAATTCAATTCTTGTAAAAATTTCGAGAAGCAGCCCAACAATCACACAGATGTTAGAACTAATAATCCTTCCACAAGCTTTTACATTATAACATGCATCGTAGATAACCATTATTCAGATATGTTGCTGCATGTTATCTATCACTAAATTCAAATTTGCATGCCGTGGGCATGGCTACATTTTGTAAAGAATAAAATCTCCATGTACCTTTTGTAATAATAAACTTCTTAGCTATTCTAATGTTGTAAAAACTGCCGATCAAAGGGATATAGCAAAAATAATCATCAAGAAGTGTGCAGCATATGGGAATAGGACATGGATCATCAACTATGTATGTAATGAacttacataagctattaaaatcAGAAGCCAAGATGCATACCT includes:
- the LOC135586545 gene encoding E3 ubiquitin-protein ligase RGLG3-like isoform X1, whose product is MGNTNSAEGSSPCKYPLPSTRNYAHPSSYRNPQQAHFTAGSSFNNKNQNKQQPAFIADNFSSLEEVISALRDAGLESSNLILGIDFTKSNDWTVQRGDHCYLTIVGRHSFNRRSLHAIGDTTNPYEQAISIIGRTLSPFDEDNLIPCFGFGDASTRDEFVFSFYPDHRPSHGFEEALSRYREIVPRLTLSGPTSFAPLILAAIDIVEQSNWQYHVLVIVADGQVTKGSTLPNGFSQQEQATIDAIVEASHYPLSIIMIGVGDGPWDAMHQFDDYVPQRSFDNFQFVNFTKIMSENMPMTKKEAAFALSALMEIPLQYRATQGLKRKKLLKMHRNNEGKASWEKPLPPPSAVVDHDNAKSSKSSHGHAKYTNPDEYSIPMERACPICLTNPKDLAFSCGHLTCRDCGTAIPTCPICRSPITTRLRLFS
- the LOC135586545 gene encoding E3 ubiquitin-protein ligase RGLG3-like isoform X3, whose translation is MGNTNSAEGSSPCKYPLPSTRNYAHPSSYRNPQQAHFTAGSSFNNKNQNKQQPAFIADNFSSLEEVISALRDAGLESSNLILGIDFTKSNDWTGRHSFNRRSLHAIGDTTNPYEQAISIIGRTLSPFDEDNLIPCFGFGDASTRDEFVFSFYPDHRPSHGFEEALSRYREIVPRLTLSGPTSFAPLILAAIDIVEQSNWQYHVLVIVADGQVTKGSTLPNGFSQQEQATIDAIVEASHYPLSIIMIGVGDGPWDAMHQFDDYVPQRSFDNFQFVNFTKIMSENMPMTKKEAAFALSALMEIPLQYRATQGLKRKKLLKMHRNNEGKASWEKPLPPPSAVVDHDNAKSSKSSHGHAKYTNPDEYSIPMERACPICLTNPKDLAFSCGHLTCRDCGTAIPTCPICRSPITTRLRLFS
- the LOC135586545 gene encoding E3 ubiquitin-protein ligase RGLG3-like isoform X2, which produces MGNTNSAEGSSPCKYPLPSTRNYAHPSSYRNPQQAHFTAGSSFNNKNQNKQQPAFIADNFSSLEEVISALRDAGLESSNLILGIDFTKSNDWTVQRGDHCYLTIVGRHSFNRRSLHAIGDTTNPYEQAISIIGRTLSPFDEDNLIPCFGFGDASTRDEFVFSFYPDHRPSHGFEEALSRYREIVPRLTLSGPTSFAPLILAAIDIVEQSNWQYHVLVIVADGQVTKGSTLPNGFSQQEQATIDAIVEASHYPLSIIMIGVGDGPWDAMHQFDDYVPQRSFDNFQFVNFTKIMSENMPMTKKEAAFALSALMEIPLQYRATQGLKRKKNNEGKASWEKPLPPPSAVVDHDNAKSSKSSHGHAKYTNPDEYSIPMERACPICLTNPKDLAFSCGHLTCRDCGTAIPTCPICRSPITTRLRLFS
- the LOC135586545 gene encoding E3 ubiquitin-protein ligase RGLG3-like isoform X4; amino-acid sequence: MGNTNSAEGSSPCKYPLPSTRNYAHPSSYRNPQQAHFTAGSSFNNKNQNKQQPAFIADNFSSLEEVISALRDAGLESSNLILGIDFTKSNDWTGRHSFNRRSLHAIGDTTNPYEQAISIIGRTLSPFDEDNLIPCFGFGDASTRDEFVFSFYPDHRPSHGFEEALSRYREIVPRLTLSGPTSFAPLILAAIDIVEQSNWQYHVLVIVADGQVTKGSTLPNGFSQQEQATIDAIVEASHYPLSIIMIGVGDGPWDAMHQFDDYVPQRSFDNFQFVNFTKIMSENMPMTKKEAAFALSALMEIPLQYRATQGLKRKKNNEGKASWEKPLPPPSAVVDHDNAKSSKSSHGHAKYTNPDEYSIPMERACPICLTNPKDLAFSCGHLTCRDCGTAIPTCPICRSPITTRLRLFS